The window CAGGCAGAAGATTCTATGTAGAAGATGGATAAACCAACAATAAAGCCTAGCTACTTAAACAGCAGACATAACGAAGCATGCCCCAAGGCGTCATGCCAAAGTTAGAAAAGCTTTCTTACCCACTGCATATTTtatcaatataataaataaaagatggaaataaaattattaaagttatatcatattataaattaaaaatcttaaataaaccatataaattataattacgtaaaattatagtaatatataCGTTTGATTAATGATTGCACATATCTccaaattttatatgaattatcgttatccaaattttatataaaccaTCGTTATCCATCACGTATTAATAAGAAAACAATATAATCTAAGGTAGAAAACTCAGGAAAATACCCATGAATATTGATTGATTTGAGTCTATTCATCAACAATCTTATCTTTTACTTttctaatttgtaaataaaactaaaagataatagctaaatatttaacattaaacaattaaatttattCGCTCACGTGTCACGTGTATAAGGTTTGATCTCTTTATGAAAATACCCGAATcgcaaatattcaaataagGCAGGAAGAAACTGAActattaaataaacaaaatatctGACATCGTAAgtaaaatatttgatgtttttttCCAACTAATCCAGAGAACGAGCAAGATGTTTTCGGCATTTATAGATTTATACGATGAAGATAAAAGAcaattaaagataatataaactCGACATTTTAGAGCAGACAACATAAAAATCGGACGAACCAGATTTGTGTATGCAGAGGTCGGGTCCAGAGATTATTAGGTAAAGAAACGTCACACTATATACAAGTATACAACAACGCTGTGTATATACGCACACCATTTTATAGTATATGTATGTTTGTATGTGTGTGCTACTTGTAAGGACCAACGATCCAAACGGCGCTGCTTTCTTTCCTTGAATGACTCTAGTATTAACACCACTTTTCCATCTTCTCTGTTTCATCTCTCCAGGTACTTGCTCTTTTTTAATTtccattcttttttttttgtgtgaaaaagattgaatttttaatgCTAAACTAGTCAATTTCAGCTTCTTGTTTAGCTCAGAGACTCGGAATTGAGCTTCTTGTGGAACCCATTTCCAGTGATGAGTCCTATGCTTGCATGATTCTTTTGAGGGGAATTTGAAATTCAATTCATTTCATGGTAtgtcctctctctctctctctctctctctctctctctctccctctctctctctctctccccctctctctctctctccctccctccccctccctccctatctctctctctctactctctctctctctctctgtatatGATGTTTATTGGTTTGTGTTTTATTTCCCGTTTCTTCCTTGTGTGTGTATTAGAGGGGTGTCATGTTTGTAAATGTGTCAGTTTTGTGTTGCAAGTTGTTGGCACTGAATGAAACTTAATGTACTTAAAAAAGATCCATAGTAGTTAATGAAATAGTCGATTCGGGTAATTTTTGGGTTAATGTCATGTCAATTTTGGGTTTTATGTGTGTGATTACGTTGATAATCAAGGGGGGGTGGAATGTGAGCCGTGTCGGACATTGTTATACTAGTGTAGATATGTATCAATAAATAAATAGGAAAGATACTTGGGTTATATTATATTCTGTTACTGTTGTCTGTTTTGGAAGGTGAATTTTGTGCCCctataatgtatatattatgTAGAACTAAACTTGTTATTTTTTGAACAATGACGTGGCGAATTTACAAACAATAGTtaaagtaattttattttttttgttatttatgttGAAGCAATTGCAGTGGAAAAGCGGAAGATGACGACGGGTGGCAGAGACAGTGGATATAAAGATGATGGGAAAATGAATAATGCTGGAATATCTGTTGACGAGGATGTTAATGGGGATGCCGAGCCGCATGTGGGTATGAAATTCTCTTCTGTGGATGCTGCTAAGAACTTTTATAATGATTATGCTAGGAATGTGGGTTTCAGTAGCTGTGATAGCCAACCTAAATATGAGGGAATTGTGACGGTGTATGAGTTTGGATGTGCTCCAGATATTTTGGAAAGAAGACCTGGTGAGAAATGTGATGCATTACTTAGAATAGAGTCGAAGAATCGTAGCGAGTGGGTTGTGACACAATTTGTGAAGGAACATAGTCATTCCTTGATAACCCCTAACCAGGTACAGTGCATCCGACCTAGGCGGCATTTTGCAGGTACTGCAAAACGTTTGGCAGAAAATAAACAAGGGGGGAGTATTTCGAACGGTGTATCAATGAACGTAAAATATGTTCCTGTAGAACTAAACAATGGTGCTAAGAGTATTAATATGGAATCTGATCGTGCATTCATAAACTCTGCCTCTGGGGGTAATGCTGGTAGTCTTGCTGGTCGGAGAAGGACACTGGGGAAGAATGCTCAAAACCTGCTcgattattttaagaaaatgcaGGCCGAGAATCCTGGGTTCTACTATGCAATACAACTTGATGATGAGAATCGTATGGCAAATGTATTTTGGGCGGATTCTAGGTCAAGAAGTGCTTATAGTCATTTTGGAGATGCTGTTACACTGGACACAATATACAGAGTTAACCAATACAGCGTCCCCTTTGCTCCTTTCACAGGTGTGAACCATCATGGTCAAACAATTTTGTTTGGTTGTGCATTACTTCTAGATGAATCCGAGGCTACATTCATATGGCTCTTTAAGACATTTCTTGCTGCAATGGGTGATCATGCTCCTGTGTCCATAATCACGGATCAGGATAAGGCCATACATGCGGCAGTAGCTCGGGTTTTCCCTGAAACCCGCCATTGTATAAGCAAATGGCATGTGTTAAGAGAGGGCCAGTCAAAACTGGGTCACTTTTGTCATGCATATCCTAACTTTCAGGTGGATCTGTATAATTGTATCAATTTGACTGTGACGCCTGAGGAATTTGAGCTTGCTTGGGACTGTATTCTTGATAAATATGATCTTAGGTTGAATGCTTGGCtgcaattattatataatgcaCGCAAACAGTGGGTTCCAGTATATTTTAGGGATACTTTTTTTGCTGCAATCGATGATAATCAGGGATTTGAAAGTTCCTTTTTTGATGGTTATGTAAATCAAGAGACTACTGTACCAATGTTCTTTAGGCAATACGAAAGAGCTTTGGAGAATTCAATAAACAATGAGATAGAAGCTGATTTTGATACAATATGCACAACTCCGGTTTTGAGGACACCGTCACCAATGGAGAAGCAGGCAGCTAATTTGTATACAAGGAAGGCATTTCAGAAATTTCAAGAAGAATTAGTTGAGACGTTTGTGTATACTGCAGACAGAATTGATGGTGATGACTCCATTGGCAAGTATAGAGTTGCTAAATATGAAGATGACCAGAAAGCCTATTTGGTCTCACTGAATTCCCAAGAAATGACGGCAGCTTGTAGCTGCCAGATGTTTGAGTATTCTGGCATCCTTTGTAGGCACATTTTGACAGTTTTTACCGTGACAAATGTATTTACCCTTCCATCTCATTACATATTGAGTAGGTGGACTAGAAATGCAAAACGTTGGGTCGAAACAGATGATTGTGGTGAATTGCATGGACAGGACTCATTGGCAGTACGCTATAATAGTCTTTGTCGTGAAGCCATAAAATATGCTGAAGAAGGGGCGGTAGCTCCTGAGACCTACAGTGCTGCTAGGGCTGCACTCAGGGAAGGAGGCAGGAAGGTAATGGCTGTGAAAAAAAATGCCTTAAAAGTTGCTCCACCCAGCTCACGTGTTAGTGTAATTGGTTACGAGGACTCTAGAAACTGCAGTCCAGATATGACCCCCTTACTATGGCCACGGCAAGATGAAATGACTCAGCGCTTTAACCTAAATGATAGTGGTGCTTCTACCCAGCCTTCTGCTAATCTGAATTTTCCTCAAATGGCCCTGCTGTCTCTTCATCAGGATGATGGTCATCATGATAGCAAGGTAGGATACCTAGTTGTTGGACATCTGTTCCAAAATACAATTTGATTAATCCGTCTTATATCCATTTGCTAGGCCATTTTTCCTTGTCTGAAGTCAATGACTTGGGTGATGGAGAAAAAGAATTTGGCACCTGCAAATAGAGTGGCTGTTATCAATTTAAAGGTACTTCtcatagatttttgtttcaaattgcaGATTTTTCaaccttgtttattttaatataaacatTTGATGTGTGTTCCTATATTTACTACCCATGTTTGGTATACCCACCATCCTAAGAGAAAGTGCAACATATTTATGCAAAATTCCAAAGTATTATATAACGACTATGATATTTATACAAGATGTCTTCCATCTTCCTGTGCCActtgatatattaatttaaaatgagGGTTTTGGACAAGCTGACAGCCCTTTTTTTAACAGACAAGCTGACAGCTTTAACAAAAGGTATAGATTAAATTGTGGTTAGTGGTTACATGATAATGTTCTATCAACTATAATGCGAGGCACATCATTTTGCTCGATATTCCAAGGAAAAAGAACCATCTCTATAATTTTAAGGATAATTTGGATCCTGTAGTTGCAGTAATTAAGTATTTCGAAATTAGAAACCGAGCAAATACTTGTCAAGCCCTGTAGAATAAAAATCCACGCATATTCTGAAATTAAAGAtgtcaaaaataatttgttaagGTTGCCCTTTTTAAGAATAATATGGTTACCCGATTTAAAGATAATAAATCCAATTAGGAATTCAGGTACCATTACCATTATAATTCATCAAACTTACCATTACCATTAAATAGAACACAGCTGCATATTGCAATTGGTTATTAATTTGAAGCAATGACCATTTTGTCAGCCCTTAAATCCTATGAGTTATCGTTTTTCTTCATTCTTTCCTTCTCTGGTTTGTAACAACACTGCCTCCTTGCGTGTGAATCCTAGATATTGGTAATAGTTACAATGTAGGGCAAGGAATCAAAacagtaatttttatttattttgtggtATTAATTAGGAATATAGTTAGTTGTAACTTTATTAGATGATTAGAGCTAGGTTATGgtagtaaaataataataaagatttgTTTCCTCGAAAATATACCTTTGGATTATTATTATTGAGACTGTTTTGTTTTTGGGCtgtgatttaaaataattcatcttttttaTGGTTAAGAATTCTTATGGCTAGTGGTTCTTGTGTGAATAAGTCACCTCTAGGCTAGTGGATTTACTGTGTTAATCCACTCAAATCTATGCTCCGTATTGGTTTCCTAATCCTGAATCATGTTGTGCGTACTTCTGACTATATCTGGGTAGTTACCTGACACATGTTTCTTTGTAGGTCCACCTTCACTTGAACTGCCAAATAATGGTTGCCTTtgattcataatatttcttttgatCTATATTTAGCACTCTCCTCTCAAATATTAAGAGTGATGTTAATTGTTAAAAAGGTGTACCAAATATGCAAAAGCCTTCTGGAGGGCGAGGCCCACTCTTTTAAGAATAGAGGCGCATAGgcctaaatatttttaaaaagaggaTGCAGATTTCTGGCTACTATAAATAGGTTTAAAGAGGATGGCATCTCAACATTAGGTCTAGCAGATTTCTTCAAGGATTCTCTAGTGAAATTTCCTCCAGACGGGCAATAAGGGCTCTAATGACTGTCGATGGCAAGCCAAATTCCTTCATATTTAACTAATGAATAAGAACCCCTGCCAATTGTGGGAGCATTTAAGAAACTGTCGGAATAAACCTGTCATGTGTGACAGGGACAGCATGACGGATGTGGTGTTGGGTTACTGAGGTTCGGATTTAGGGTTCAAGGACTGTTCAGGTGGTAGCAGTTCTTTTAGGTAGATATTTGGTGGTAGGGGGTTCTTTGGGTTATAAATGGCAAGGGTTATGGTGAAAAAGATGTTTTGGTTAATAAGATCTTCAGGTTGTTGGAAGGTGGTGGTTTGGGTAGGGTTTGTGGGCGGCGGTAATTCCAGCAGCCTTTAATTTGGTTATCAATATTATAGGATTAGAATTTACTGAAAATTCTCATGCAGAGAATATTTTAGCACTAAACAATTTATTTCAGTATCAGTAGCCTGCATCAATTACATAAACCTAGCCGCTGTGTACAATAAACCTAAACAAACTTTCCTAATCAAATTCAGACTCTGAATGAAGTTAAGATCTTTCCCAAGTATAAC of the Daucus carota subsp. sativus chromosome 4, DH1 v3.0, whole genome shotgun sequence genome contains:
- the LOC108219232 gene encoding protein FAR1-RELATED SEQUENCE 3 produces the protein MTTGGRDSGYKDDGKMNNAGISVDEDVNGDAEPHVGMKFSSVDAAKNFYNDYARNVGFSSCDSQPKYEGIVTVYEFGCAPDILERRPGEKCDALLRIESKNRSEWVVTQFVKEHSHSLITPNQVQCIRPRRHFAGTAKRLAENKQGGSISNGVSMNVKYVPVELNNGAKSINMESDRAFINSASGGNAGSLAGRRRTLGKNAQNLLDYFKKMQAENPGFYYAIQLDDENRMANVFWADSRSRSAYSHFGDAVTLDTIYRVNQYSVPFAPFTGVNHHGQTILFGCALLLDESEATFIWLFKTFLAAMGDHAPVSIITDQDKAIHAAVARVFPETRHCISKWHVLREGQSKLGHFCHAYPNFQVDLYNCINLTVTPEEFELAWDCILDKYDLRLNAWLQLLYNARKQWVPVYFRDTFFAAIDDNQGFESSFFDGYVNQETTVPMFFRQYERALENSINNEIEADFDTICTTPVLRTPSPMEKQAANLYTRKAFQKFQEELVETFVYTADRIDGDDSIGKYRVAKYEDDQKAYLVSLNSQEMTAACSCQMFEYSGILCRHILTVFTVTNVFTLPSHYILSRWTRNAKRWVETDDCGELHGQDSLAVRYNSLCREAIKYAEEGAVAPETYSAARAALREGGRKVMAVKKNALKVAPPSSRVSVIGYEDSRNCSPDMTPLLWPRQDEMTQRFNLNDSGASTQPSANLNFPQMALLSLHQDDGHHDSKAIFPCLKSMTWVMEKKNLAPANRVAVINLKLQDYSRTPLAESEFKFSLSTITLEPLLRSMASLSEKMSATVNKVATVNLKLYDTVTSTEDSEVKFKVSRDTLGAMLRSMAYIREQISSAVHTETHKEMLSKRPRR